One segment of Candidatus Thorarchaeota archaeon DNA contains the following:
- a CDS encoding MBL fold metallo-hydrolase, giving the protein MIEENHVNEQVTCIKTGSIRYEDRTMWVCLYKVGNALIDCGCANAKDELVSLLNGEDIDFIYVTHGHEDHYGCCSAFSESATIFAPPRARDVLLNPPDLNEFFQWVWGQPEPVTEVQIMPSQVQVGNLCFDTVKLPGHGEDMVGFYEKEKGWLFSADAVPLPSHKQISMTDENIPQMVHTMEHILDLDVKVLFDGHLGPIEAPERHIQKRLDYLSRVREIAMELHEKGLSAAEIVAELGWKAPWYMDMTMGRFGLEHMIDSLLSERVAGNG; this is encoded by the coding sequence ATGATTGAAGAAAATCATGTCAATGAACAGGTCACCTGTATCAAGACTGGAAGCATCAGATACGAAGACAGAACCATGTGGGTATGTCTTTACAAGGTGGGAAACGCTCTCATCGATTGTGGCTGTGCCAATGCCAAGGATGAATTGGTTTCACTCCTTAATGGGGAAGATATCGATTTCATTTATGTGACCCATGGACACGAGGATCATTACGGTTGTTGTTCAGCGTTCAGTGAATCGGCTACCATATTTGCCCCTCCACGTGCGAGAGACGTACTACTGAATCCTCCAGATCTGAACGAGTTTTTTCAATGGGTATGGGGACAACCAGAACCAGTAACCGAAGTTCAAATCATGCCATCCCAAGTCCAAGTAGGAAATCTATGCTTTGATACAGTCAAGTTGCCCGGTCATGGAGAAGATATGGTTGGGTTCTACGAGAAGGAGAAAGGTTGGCTCTTTTCAGCTGATGCAGTACCCCTTCCCTCTCACAAGCAGATATCGATGACTGATGAGAATATCCCACAAATGGTGCATACAATGGAACATATCCTAGATTTGGATGTGAAAGTGCTTTTTGATGGTCATCTTGGACCTATCGAAGCACCAGAGAGACATATTCAGAAAAGACTGGACTACTTGAGTAGGGTCCGTGAAATCGCTATGGAACTGCACGAGAAGGGATTATCAGCAGCTGAAATCGTTGCGGAATTGGGATGGAAAGCCCCTTGGTACATGGATATGACTATGGGACGGTTCGGCCTAGAGCATATGATCGATTCGTTGCTATCCGAAAGAGTGGCTGGGAATGGATGA